The genomic window GTTCCGATTAAAGAAAGTTAGAGAtaaaacacctgcaccatggtataatagtcatactcacaccctcaagagagaaacccgtaacctcgagcgaaagtggagaaaaactaaattagaggtttttagaactgagtataaggacagtatgtccagctatagacaggctctaaaccAAACTATCCCAGGTTTTCATTTAGCACAgcggctagattaacaaaaacccagattcttcactgataagattcttcactgataaaattgaaagcatcaggaacaaaatagttgatgttcaacatTTGAGAGCAGcttgtgacccagtctcacctaaagctctacactcacaactacagcgctttacaagtacaggacaagaagagttagataagcttattactacagctaaaccaacaacttgttcactagaccccattccagctaaattactgaaaaaagTGTTCCATAAAGCTGGTgtgcctcttcttaatattattaactcctcgctatctttgGGTTACatccctaaatctttcaagttggcagttattaggcccctcattaagaaacctaatttaggtcctaatgaactatcaaatggggggcacggtggcttagtggttagcacgttcgcctcacacctccagggttgggggttcgattcccgcctccgccttgtgtgtgtggagtttgcatgttctccccgtgcctcgggggtttccttcgggtactccggtttcctcccccggtccaaagacatgcatggtaggttgattggcatctctggaaaattgtccgtactgtgattgcatgagtgaatgagagtgtgtgtgtgtgtgccctgcgatgggttggcactccgtacagggtgtatcctgccttgatacccgatgacgcctgaggctccctgtgacccattagggaacattattagaagacatgggattaatttccactgttatgctgataatacacagttatatatctcatcaaaaccagatgacatagctaaattgtccaaattaactcagtgcgttaaagagataaaagactggatgagctgtaattttctgttgttaaactccgataagacagaaatactacttatcggcccgaaaaccagtacacagaaactctcagaATTCAAcatccatttagagggatgtactgtcactagtagctcgacagtgaaagacctgtgTGTTATATTACAACTTgccttttgaaaatcatatcgcccatactacaaaaacagccttcttccactttagaaatattgccaagctgagaaacatcctatctgtatcggatgctgagaagctagttcatgctttcatgacctctagactggactattgtaattcattactaggtggttatccatccatccatccatccagccatcttctgccgcttatccagAGCCGGGTCGCGGgtgcagcagtctaagcagggatgcccagacttccctctccccagacacttcctccagctcttccggggggataccgaggcattcccaggccagacgagagacatagtccctccagcatgtcctaggtcttccctgggGCCTCCACCCgtttggacatgcccggaacacctccccagggaggcgtccaggaggcatccggaacagatgcacgagccacctcagctgacttctctcgatgtggaggagcagcggctttACTCCGAGCTCCTCCGGAGTGAatgagctcctcaccctatctctaagggagtgcCCAGCCACCCTatggaggaaactcatttcggccgcctgtatccgggttcttgtcctttcagtcatgacccaaagctcatgaccataggtgagggtaggaacgtagatcgactggtaaatagagagcttcgccttgcagctcagctctttcttcaccacaacagactggtatatcgaccgcatcactgcataGGATACACCGATCCACCTGTCGATATCCCGCTCCGTGTTTCCCTCACTCATGAACacgaccccaagatacttaaactcctccacttgaggcaggagctctccaccaacctgaaggggacaagccacccttttccggctgagaactatggcctcggacttggaggtgctgattctcatccccagagcttcacactcggctgcaaaccgtctcagtgcacgctgaaggtcctgatttgatgaagccaacaggacaacatcgtctgcaaaaagcagaaaCGAAATCCtctggtccccaaaccggacttgctccggcccccgactgcgcctagaaatcctgtccatagaaataatgaacaggaccggtgacattAATaatggttgtcctgcatctttaataaataggctacagttagtccaaaatgcagctgccagagttcttaccaggacaagaaggtatgatcactctcactcactcactcactcactcattttctaccgcttatccgaactaccttgggtcacggggagcctgtgcctatctcaggcgtcatcgggcatcaaggcaggatacaccctggacggagtgccaacccatcgcagggcacacacacactctcattcactcacgcactcacacactcacacactacggacaattttccagagatgccaatcaacctaccatgcaggtctttggaccgggggaggaaaccggagtacccggaggaaaccccctgaggcacggggagaacatgcaaactccacacacacagggcggaggcgggaatagaacccccaaccctggaggtgtgagtcgaacgtgttaaccactatgCCACCGCGCCCCCCAAGGTATGATCATagaaccccaattttatcatctctacattggctacctgttaagtatagaattgattacaaactgctgctacttacgtacaaggctcttaatggtttagctcccatgtatctaactagtcttctaacacgttacaatccttcacgctctctgagatcacaaaactcaggacttctggtagttcccagaatatctaagtctactaaaggtggtagagcgttttcatatgatagtgttcggggctcagacacactttcccagtttaaatgtagactAAAAACTCatgtctttagtcaggcgtacacataatacatcccaaaatattgtgcactattacatcagtcttgcacattttatgaacagcagatatgttaatcccactccactgcttctctctttctaaccCATCCCAAGGCAcacagaaattgtaccagctccgatcgtcttctgtgcaatgaagattttggacctccactgagatgaggccgactctgtgagaatcctgaggcatctagagatctaccagctccagttggacactgcgatactaaagaggagatgtgaaccccatgtgatcttttgcatcaatacaacatttgtcagactgtatatttgtaatcacaccctccagtgtcacccatatgaggatgaggttcccctttgagtctggttcctctaaaggtttcttcctttaccatctaatgccccttttccaccaaaaagaaccgggtgctggttcagagctagcactggtgctggttcaaagttggttccactcgCGAACCtcctaagaaccggtttgcctttccaccggctaaagagccatcacagagccaagtctgaGGTCACTGTaaacgtgtcacgtgtcccagcaactttagcgcagcaggggcaaacacaaacacatcaacaatagcggatgttgctttactgttactgctcatggctttgtgaacctacattagcatccaaatgcggcgaatccaacgtgtacgtgcagctctatgtaatttgtataaacggaggttgtaatcgagaaagtacataacgttattttatcattaacacagaaaaaaggtagccttagcatgtagctacttactataatgtgtgcttaaagtaaaaaagtattaaacattagtatacttaaggtacattatcaaatgcgctaacagtagccccgcccacagcccctgacacaagcggttctgaagtgtagaccagcaacgttatggtgctacttaagaaccacttttcctggttcagagccggtgctttggctgtcgaaacaaagaactggttctaaattaggctccgaaccagcactcaaactgcctcggtggaaaaggggcataagggagtttttccttgccactgctgtctgagtcacctcagacttgctcattgaggataaatacatacacattgcgaactaaatatatctaatattaatcttgaattttgttttctattaatctttatattattctttatattaaccttttcttctatgtttatgttctgtaaagctgctttgagacaacgtcaattgtaaaaagcgatatagaaataaattttaattgaattggaGAATTCAGTGAAGCAGACAAACGGATATTATAAaccgatttaaaaaaataatatgattCAGGAATATGGCAccagacattttatttcaaacacaaacatgtcactTGCAGTGCTTAAAAGAACTGGATTCTATCAACTATGCGTCGATCAGCAAGGCCTCGGTGCTGCAGTCGAACAGGATCCTGCCATTCACAGTTTGGCTGTTTAGTTTTAGAAACTTCATCACTTTCTCCTTCTGCTCCGGTGAAGCGGTCTTACGGAACTCAATCACTTCGGTCAGGAGATCCAGTATCTTGTCTCCTTTTTTATCTCCAGGTATGAAACTCTCAGTGATGTCCAACAGGGACTGGAGTTTGTAGTTTTTGTAGGGGATTTTTTTGGAATCCAGAAAGCTCTTGATTCGGCTGGTTGACAAGTTCTGTGCAGTTCCCTGCTTGTACATCTGATCTTCAAACACTTCTGTCAACCTGGCCCATGCGCATTCACCTGCAGGGGACGCTGTGTGTTAGCAaagctctcactcactcactccttgtCCTGTGCCTCAGATTAAAGTAAACTGGGTTTGTTTACCTGCTATCAGGATAAGGAGGACTTTGCCATCTTTGTGCAGTAAACTTCTGTAGAAGGAAAGCGTGGCCTCTGGATCCTCCACATAGTACAGCATCtgtaataaaacagtaaatcaGGCTCTTCAGTCTTCAATAGAGCAGAAAGCCATTCCTGTGTTTATACTTAATATCACAGTcggtataatatatttattatatatcgtaaatatttaatcaaaccAAAGGAATATCCAGAAGTGCAGGTACGAACCTGAATCATGTTAATAAAGTGCATCTTCTTCTCAGAGTTCCTGGTCTTACATTCGTTCTCGAACTCCACCGCAGTCATCTCATTAAAAGTGAAGTTCACGTAATCGAGTCCGGGCGTTTTGGATAATAAAGCTAGAAGAAATAATGTCACACACCAGCCTAAGTCTACTCTATAGTCTAAAGAGCAAGAGCAGGTTCACATTCAGTTACTGTTATGCTGCAGAAACGTAGGATTTCCTGTTAGAAGATCACAGACTCGCAATTTTTACCAATTGTAtgcttaaaaaaatctttgggATCGGtgggtttaaacaaaaaacattcaccATTGATTTCACTtcaagaattttttatttatttttttgaggcACTAATTTCTCATCGACCGTATGTTGGAACTTTAAATCTTCagaccaaaaataataaagaaacagcACCACCTGCTGGttaaaagcaggaaaaatcTATTCTTTGCTCATAACCATTACATAATTTGTCCTAGGTCTTTAGTCTCAGTGAGGTATTTCTgagtatttaaaatacacactggagtgtaaaaaaacacactgtttacacatTCAAAGGCGAAATTCCTGAACTCTGAACGATTTTAGAAGAAGAAAGCTTAAAAGCTTGACATTAGAGCAAAGGTCTAGAAATtggtttaataatcttatatttggttaATTAAAACATTCACTCTGCTTAGACTGATGATACTTTAACCTGCTAAGATACTTGATCTTTCTGGgattctttattattctttatttatcttcattatttacctttatgttttttaatcatGACGTCGCTGGGCTCCACCACCTCGTTCTCCACTTTGGCATCCGGGTGCATTTTGTGCAGCAGTTTGAGAATTTCCAGGTCGATCTCACCTGGAGAAAGATGACGGCTTTTAAGAAAGATGATGCAGATCCCTTTATGGAGCTCCAACCACGTGAGAAAGAGTCAACCTACCTGATCCGGTTCCTACTCCCATCACATTCAGAGTGGATCCTCCTGATCCGATGCTGCACatggcagacagagagagagaggatgattGAGTGTGTTTAGAGATATAGAGtggctttttgtgtgtgtttgtgtgtgtgtgtgtatatgtttgtgtgtgtgagtgtgtttgtgtatgtgtgtgtgtgaatgtgtgtgtgtgtgagtgtgtatgtttgtttatgtgtgtgtgtatgtgtgtgtatgtgtgagtgtgtacagtatgtgtgtgtgtttgtgtgtgagtgtgtgtgtgtgtgtatgtgtgagtgtgtgtgtctatgtgtgtgagtgtgtgtacgtgtgtatgtgtgagtgtgtgtgagtgtgtgtgtgtgtgtgtgtgtgtatatgtgtgtatgtgtgtttgtgtgtgagtgtgtgtgtctatgtgtgtgagtgtgtgtacgtgtgtatgtgtgagtgtgtgtgagtgtgtgtgtgtgtgtttgtgtgtgtgtatatacttgGCCAGGATGTCTGGAAGAGTCGTATGGATGAAATCTTTCATGCACTGGTGTTCGGCAGAATTCGCCAACAGCACCTCAAAGGTCATAAGGTATTTAGAATAGTCGTCCAGAAGGCTCTgcatctttattgtttttatttttttcctgaaatacAGAAACGTTGTAGCTGTCAGCTCGGATTGCACAACATAGTGGCGTCAAGCAAGAAGCATCGTTAAACCAGTTTGATTGAAAGTACTGATTTTCTCGTatcacacccacatacacatatacacatatacacacatacacatatacacacacacatacacacgtacacaaagaAGTTCGCCGTGACAAAAacaccttttttcttcttcaatttacatttttactgctTAGTAAATTTGAATAACATTGTGcaatatttccttttcttttttcccctgacaTTGTTTTCACTTTCAGTGTCTATATGATGTAATTTCCTTACAATTGTCTGCAATGGTTCATGatctaaagaaagaaaaagaaagtatgcAAGACATTTGGTGGATTCACATAACAATGTTGTGTGACAGCTCATTTTAACTGCCTTTTTGTTAAAGTCTACACTTCCTCACTAACTCTAGTTTTTACATTACATGTGTGTCTTATGCATTCATGTTCtgttaaaccttttttatttctgtactgaGAATGTTAGAAATCTCTTGAAAAGGGGTTTTTATCACAGACtgcatgtgaatttttttttaagaattaccCTAATTAAAGAATTGCTTACAGTTGAAATAAAACCCAGATGAAATTAAGTCCATCATGAGcacccactgacacacacacacacacacacacacacacttactttctgTCTTCAGCCTGTTGTTCTGTAGACATGTACAGTAGTGCAGGAACACCGCTTCATCTCAGAATCACGCTGATCTTTTATAAAGCTGTAGCTCCGCCCATGGCAAgatatttataatttacagaACTGGATGCTCCtcttttaaaggtggggtgtacacAGACATCCCAACCTGCAAAAAGTATTTTCCCGGGAGGTATTCTGAAAACAACCAAccccccacactcacacacacacccggaaaCCTGAAGATGAAACAAAACGTGTTGAAGTCACGTCAACATGTCTTTTACAGTCATTTAccctgccatgggccatgaaggtgtaaaatgtgtcttatactgtgttttttttttagggctctctccctctgccatgggccatgatggtgtaaaatgtgtcttatactgtggtttttTTTAGGGCTCTCTCCCTATGCCACGAGCCATGATGGCACTCCTGTTTCTAGATACACTGATTAATTTGGTTCGGGAGAGCTAAAGAGCTAAAAGCCTGCCCACACTGACAATTGATTGGTTGACTTACTGAAACAGGCCAATCAGGATGCTATCTATCTTACAtgtgcttaaaggtggggtctccgttgtttgagaaactgCGTcaggccgccaaacaaaacaaaaacaaaactaacgtgtagccaatgagcagtaaggggcgtgtcttatcaatatgggcggagagagtgttcagtgcgcatgtgtgacattagcagaaagcagtttaaacattgacatggaggataaaaacaaagaaagaaagagaagaaaggcttacgataaggtaagaagtaggacgtgtt from Tachysurus vachellii isolate PV-2020 chromosome 20, HZAU_Pvac_v1, whole genome shotgun sequence includes these protein-coding regions:
- the LOC132863594 gene encoding histamine N-methyltransferase-like, whose translation is MSTEQQAEDRKKKIKTIKMQSLLDDYSKYLMTFEVLLANSAEHQCMKDFIHTTLPDILANIGSGGSTLNVMGVGTGSGEIDLEILKLLHKMHPDAKVENEVVEPSDVMIKKHKALLSKTPGLDYVNFTFNEMTAVEFENECKTRNSEKKMHFINMIQMLYYVEDPEATLSFYRSLLHKDGKVLLILIAGECAWARLTEVFEDQMYKQGTAQNLSTSRIKSFLDSKKIPYKNYKLQSLLDITESFIPGDKKGDKILDLLTEVIEFRKTASPEQKEKVMKFLKLNSQTVNGRILFDCSTEALLIDA